From Desulfuromonas soudanensis, the proteins below share one genomic window:
- a CDS encoding ATPase, with protein sequence MIIRMSKVEIVGPKGHLLEVLQRLGEKGILQLNDELLPRAGEEPPVKALLPDRTTLAERTFFLGLQEEIRALLDLLPDLSVRDGYLSPLPVIDVIAPLAKKHLSFCREWSRSREVLDREMRELAAYETLLQTFEPLLQKAGGDTSIEFIGVTIKDPALIERFRRLAAEETAGRFELETARSDDGDLVGLIATEKKMAQRLRRALSDGQIPELTLPKPYSELPPAARGEALHARQQEVKEELVRLSEEEERFARRWLPIYRRVLQWLTERLALLEASAAVFETGMCFYIQGWTPAAEVAPLRDDLEARFRGEVLLSELAIREEDLDRVPVALQNPPYFKPFELLSRLLPLPRYTSFDPTPFLGLFFPLFFGMILGDIGYGLVLALLVALLLRLWPKRKNLTDAARILGVCAAYSLIFGVLFGEFFGDFGARRLGLQPILFERSQALLPLLYFSLSVGFAHILLGEILGVLAALNRHLRRQALLKVLGILFLLLLVALLAARLFPHPWLRDTHLILALLGISLLALFAGGLLAPLELLKSVGNIISYTRIMAIGLTSVLLAQIANRLGGMTGDVFAGILVAGLLHFFNLVLGVFAPTVHALRLHYVEFFSKFLEPGGRRFEPLDRLHP encoded by the coding sequence ATGATCATCCGGATGTCGAAGGTTGAAATCGTCGGCCCGAAGGGGCACCTTCTCGAGGTTTTGCAGCGCCTCGGCGAGAAGGGGATCCTGCAGCTCAACGACGAGCTCCTCCCCCGGGCGGGGGAGGAGCCGCCGGTGAAGGCCCTGCTCCCCGACAGGACGACCCTGGCCGAGCGCACCTTTTTTCTCGGCCTGCAGGAGGAGATCCGGGCGCTGCTCGACCTCCTCCCCGACCTCTCCGTTCGCGACGGCTACCTTTCGCCCCTGCCGGTCATCGACGTCATCGCCCCCCTGGCAAAGAAACATCTTTCCTTCTGCCGGGAATGGAGCCGCAGCCGGGAGGTGCTGGACCGGGAAATGCGCGAGCTCGCCGCCTACGAAACCTTGCTGCAGACTTTCGAACCCCTGCTGCAGAAGGCCGGAGGGGACACGTCAATCGAATTCATCGGCGTGACCATCAAGGACCCGGCTCTCATCGAACGCTTCCGGCGACTGGCCGCCGAGGAGACGGCGGGACGCTTCGAGCTGGAGACGGCCCGGTCCGACGACGGCGACCTGGTCGGACTGATCGCCACGGAAAAGAAGATGGCGCAGCGCCTGCGTCGCGCCCTGAGCGACGGCCAGATCCCTGAACTCACCCTGCCGAAACCCTACAGCGAGCTCCCCCCGGCCGCGCGGGGAGAGGCGCTGCACGCCCGGCAGCAGGAGGTGAAGGAAGAACTCGTCCGCCTTTCCGAGGAGGAGGAGCGCTTCGCCCGGCGCTGGCTGCCGATCTACCGGCGTGTGCTGCAGTGGCTCACCGAGCGACTGGCCCTTCTCGAGGCCTCGGCGGCGGTCTTCGAAACCGGCATGTGCTTCTACATCCAGGGGTGGACCCCCGCCGCCGAAGTCGCCCCCCTGCGCGACGACCTCGAGGCGCGTTTCCGCGGCGAAGTCCTCCTTTCCGAGCTCGCCATCCGCGAAGAGGACCTCGACCGGGTCCCGGTCGCCCTGCAGAATCCCCCCTATTTCAAGCCCTTCGAGCTCCTCTCGCGCCTCCTCCCCCTGCCGCGCTACACCTCCTTCGACCCCACCCCCTTTCTCGGCCTCTTCTTTCCCCTCTTTTTCGGAATGATCCTCGGCGACATCGGTTACGGACTGGTCCTGGCCCTTCTGGTCGCCCTTCTCCTGCGCCTCTGGCCGAAACGGAAGAACCTCACCGACGCCGCCAGGATTCTCGGCGTCTGCGCCGCCTATTCCCTGATCTTTGGCGTCCTCTTCGGCGAGTTTTTCGGCGACTTCGGCGCCCGACGCCTCGGTCTCCAGCCGATCCTCTTCGAGCGCAGTCAGGCGCTCCTCCCCCTCCTCTACTTCTCCCTCTCCGTCGGTTTCGCCCATATCCTCCTCGGGGAGATTCTCGGCGTGCTGGCCGCCCTCAACCGGCACCTACGCCGCCAGGCGCTCCTCAAAGTCCTCGGCATCCTCTTCCTCCTCCTCCTCGTCGCCCTGCTGGCCGCCCGCCTCTTCCCCCATCCCTGGCTGAGGGACACCCATCTCATCCTGGCGCTTTTGGGGATCAGCCTCCTGGCTCTTTTCGCCGGCGGCCTGCTGGCTCCCCTCGAACTCCTCAAGAGCGTCGGCAACATCATCTCCTACACCCGGATCATGGCCATCGGGTTGACCTCGGTCCTCCTGGCGCAGATCGCCAATCGCCTCGGCGGCATGACCGGGGACGTCTTTGCCGGGATCCTCGTCGCCGGCCTCCTGCATTTTTTCAACCTCGTTCTCGGCGTATTCGCCCCGACGGTGCACGCCCTGCGTCTGCATTACGTGGAATTTTTCAGCAAATTTCTCGAACCGGGGGGGCGCAGATTCGAGCCTCTGGACAGGTTGCACCCCTGA
- a CDS encoding RT0821/Lpp0805 family surface protein — MKAILITLTIVALILSGCAPTSGPKEGVGTLIGAGSGAVLGAQVGQGKGRLVAVAIGTLAGAIMGQEIGRSLDTADRLAMERNAQYALENTRTNYSTTWRNPDTGNYGSITPVETYRTNDGRYCREYLQNVVIAGQQQQAYGTACRQPDGSWLIVK, encoded by the coding sequence ATGAAAGCGATACTGATCACTCTGACGATTGTTGCCCTGATCCTTTCCGGCTGCGCACCGACCAGCGGCCCGAAGGAAGGGGTCGGAACCCTGATCGGCGCCGGATCCGGCGCTGTCCTTGGCGCCCAGGTCGGCCAGGGGAAGGGGCGTCTGGTCGCCGTCGCCATCGGCACCCTCGCCGGGGCGATCATGGGCCAGGAGATCGGCCGGTCTCTCGACACCGCCGACCGGCTGGCCATGGAACGCAACGCCCAGTACGCCCTGGAAAATACCCGCACCAATTACAGCACCACCTGGCGCAACCCCGATACCGGCAACTACGGAAGCATCACCCCGGTGGAAACCTACCGGACCAACGACGGAAGATACTGCCGCGAATACCTGCAGAATGTCGTCATCGCCGGTCAGCAGCAGCAGGCCTACGGCACCGCCTGCCGCCAGCCCGACGGCAGCTGGCTGATCGTCAAGTAG
- a CDS encoding PA4780 family RIO1-like protein kinase: MKMPEKFEMLAQNGLVDEVVAQLMSGKEAEVYVVQSRGELRCAKVYKDADNRSFSTAAQYQEGRKVRNSRQARAIGKHSKFGRKEQEGAWQNAEVEALHRLAAAGVRVPQVFHYVDGILLMELVVDAEGNIAPRLNEVRLSEAKARDYHRAMIREIVLMLCAGLVHGDLSPYNVLVAGDGLVIIDLPQAVDAAGNNNAAGMLLRDVANMTAYFGRFAPGLLETDYGREIWKLYATGELLPTTRLTGCFEESTLHADVGGVMREIESARRWHELSLLR, from the coding sequence ATGAAAATGCCCGAGAAATTCGAGATGCTCGCACAAAACGGCCTCGTCGATGAGGTCGTCGCCCAGCTCATGAGCGGCAAGGAAGCGGAGGTCTATGTCGTTCAATCCAGGGGCGAGCTGCGCTGTGCCAAGGTCTACAAGGACGCCGACAACCGCAGCTTCAGCACCGCCGCCCAGTATCAGGAAGGGCGCAAGGTCAGAAACAGCCGTCAGGCCCGGGCCATAGGCAAGCACTCCAAGTTCGGTCGCAAGGAGCAGGAGGGAGCCTGGCAGAACGCCGAGGTCGAAGCCCTGCACCGTCTGGCCGCCGCCGGAGTGCGGGTGCCGCAGGTCTTTCATTACGTCGACGGCATCCTGCTCATGGAGCTGGTGGTCGACGCAGAGGGGAACATCGCGCCGCGGCTCAACGAAGTCAGACTCTCCGAGGCAAAAGCCCGGGACTATCACCGGGCGATGATCAGGGAGATCGTGCTCATGCTCTGCGCCGGTCTCGTTCACGGCGATCTCTCTCCCTACAACGTTCTGGTCGCAGGCGACGGGCTGGTCATCATCGACCTCCCCCAGGCCGTCGATGCCGCCGGGAACAACAACGCCGCCGGGATGCTTCTGCGGGACGTGGCGAACATGACCGCCTACTTCGGCCGTTTTGCCCCCGGCCTTCTTGAAACCGACTACGGACGGGAGATCTGGAAGCTTTACGCCACCGGCGAGCTCCTCCCGACGACCCGCCTGACCGGCTGCTTTGAGGAGAGCACCCTGCATGCCGACGTGGGGGGCGTCATGCGGGAGATCGAATCGGCGCGGCGCTGGCACGAGCTGAGCCTGTTAAGATAA
- a CDS encoding biosynthetic peptidoglycan transglycosylase translates to MKRIFPLFRSLFTGPRKWLKYALLALVALVLSLGIFTAWLFWDLPDVASLDNRATTLTIEVPDWKGVMHSFRLGPKNPRWAPLASFPDELKWAVIVAEDGNFYEHSGIDVPALKEALKYDLKRKRLVRGASTITQQLAKNLYLSRDKSVLRKLRELVIALRMERELTKGRILELYLNVVELGPLVYGFEHGARYHFDKPVHLLTPAESAFLAAMLPGPRVAFNPETRPVRVRQRAARLLNLLGLRGILSESEIADALIELGQLGG, encoded by the coding sequence ATGAAACGGATCTTCCCCTTGTTCAGGTCGTTGTTTACAGGGCCGAGGAAATGGCTGAAATACGCTCTCCTGGCACTGGTCGCCCTGGTGTTGTCCCTGGGGATTTTTACGGCCTGGCTTTTCTGGGACCTCCCCGATGTCGCCTCCCTCGATAATCGCGCCACCACGCTCACCATCGAGGTTCCCGACTGGAAGGGTGTGATGCACTCCTTCAGGCTCGGGCCGAAAAATCCCCGCTGGGCCCCGCTGGCGTCCTTCCCCGATGAGCTGAAATGGGCCGTCATCGTCGCGGAGGATGGCAACTTTTACGAACACAGCGGCATCGATGTGCCGGCGCTGAAAGAGGCCCTCAAATACGACCTGAAGCGCAAGCGCCTGGTCCGCGGGGCCTCGACGATCACCCAGCAGCTGGCCAAGAACCTCTATCTGTCCCGGGACAAATCGGTGCTGCGCAAACTGCGGGAACTGGTCATCGCCCTGCGTATGGAGCGTGAGCTGACCAAGGGGCGGATTCTCGAGCTCTACCTCAATGTGGTTGAACTCGGGCCCCTCGTCTACGGCTTTGAGCACGGAGCCCGCTACCATTTCGATAAACCGGTTCATCTCCTGACTCCGGCGGAATCGGCCTTTCTCGCCGCCATGCTCCCCGGCCCGCGTGTCGCCTTCAATCCGGAGACGAGGCCGGTCAGGGTTCGCCAGCGGGCGGCGCGACTCCTCAACCTTCTCGGCCTCCGCGGTATACTCTCCGAAAGCGAAATCGCCGACGCTCTTATTGAACTCGGTCAACTCGGCGGATGA
- a CDS encoding V-type ATP synthase subunit F → MKGVVFVTPKEARYGFSLAGVTQLVVEAQEAEATLEKVLNDLASGVVVIDERLLEGMGEERLRELERRWYGVLLVLPAPSGEEEREGDYFERLIRRALGYHVRLK, encoded by the coding sequence ATGAAGGGAGTCGTCTTCGTCACCCCGAAGGAGGCCCGTTACGGTTTCAGCCTGGCGGGGGTGACCCAGCTCGTGGTGGAGGCGCAGGAGGCCGAAGCGACCCTCGAAAAGGTTTTGAACGACCTGGCGAGCGGGGTGGTGGTCATCGACGAGCGCCTCCTCGAAGGGATGGGAGAGGAGCGTCTGCGCGAGCTGGAGCGGCGCTGGTACGGCGTCCTCCTCGTCCTCCCCGCCCCTTCTGGGGAAGAGGAGCGGGAAGGGGACTATTTCGAGCGCCTGATCCGCCGGGCCCTCGGCTACCATGTGAGGTTGAAATGA
- a CDS encoding V-type ATP synthase subunit E: protein MSQRELLAALQQEGEARIAALWQEAEMEAEALRAENAGRLEALETGMRAALEEEKEEARRPILAQAAATVQRLTLAAEERVAQRLRTLAEEHLPQLRTGPYAETFAALVAELPAAAWARVALHPDDREKGASSFPGALLRSDPAIAGGVEVETAGGEIRVVNTLDKRLERAWPELLPVLMKEVRRALDRPGTAEKR from the coding sequence ATGAGCCAACGGGAACTGCTGGCGGCCCTGCAACAGGAGGGGGAGGCAAGGATCGCCGCCCTGTGGCAGGAGGCCGAGATGGAAGCCGAGGCCCTGCGCGCCGAAAACGCCGGCAGGCTCGAAGCGCTGGAGACCGGGATGCGGGCGGCGCTGGAGGAGGAAAAGGAGGAGGCGAGGAGGCCGATTCTGGCCCAGGCCGCGGCGACGGTGCAGCGCCTGACGTTGGCGGCCGAAGAAAGGGTGGCCCAGCGCCTCCGGACCCTGGCCGAAGAGCACCTGCCACAGCTGCGAACCGGCCCCTACGCCGAAACCTTTGCCGCCCTGGTCGCCGAACTCCCCGCCGCCGCCTGGGCCAGGGTCGCCCTTCATCCCGACGATCGGGAGAAGGGCGCCTCCTCCTTCCCCGGAGCGCTCCTGCGCTCCGACCCCGCCATCGCCGGCGGCGTGGAGGTGGAGACGGCCGGGGGGGAGATCAGGGTCGTCAATACCCTCGACAAGCGCCTGGAAAGAGCCTGGCCGGAGCTCCTTCCGGTCCTGATGAAGGAGGTCCGCCGTGCCCTCGATCGTCCCGGGACTGCTGAAAAGCGCTGA
- a CDS encoding V-type ATP synthase subunit A, which translates to MKKGRIIGLSGPTVSVDLPGLQLYERVYVGHQRLAGEVVRLEQGKAVVQVYEETRGLALGEPAEGSGRPLTVRLGPGLLGGMFDGLQRPLQALRRETGPFIRSGTDPFPLDLERSWNFSPLKSPGDSLSAGEIFGTVEEGAFLHPIRAAVGGTLATVHRGAFTLDSPLATYKEGGELFAWQERPVREPRRDITRLPTADPLVTGQRCLDFLFPLSKGGTAIFPGGFGTGKTILEQSIAKFADVDIVIYVGCGERGNEMAEILEEFATLSDPWRDTPLMERTIVVVNTSNMPVAAREASIYTAVAMAEYYRDLGYDILLLADSISRWAEALREISSSLEEMPGEEGYPTYLGSRLSAYFERAGVVACGEGTGSLSMILSVSPPGGDFTEPVTQACLRSAGALYLLDTALAHRRHFPAIHWGQSYSLYEQDLGRHFCSEVSGDWDPLRSRCRELLQQETALAEVAEIVGLEGLQDRDRLVMHAAERVRREFLCQNAYSEDAFSTPQQTLERISTIVAFFDEALARLEEGEALDEILKG; encoded by the coding sequence ATGAAAAAAGGCCGCATCATCGGCCTCTCGGGGCCGACCGTCAGTGTCGACCTTCCGGGACTGCAGCTCTACGAGCGGGTCTACGTCGGCCATCAGCGTCTGGCCGGGGAGGTGGTGCGCCTCGAGCAGGGGAAGGCGGTGGTCCAGGTCTACGAGGAGACCCGGGGTCTAGCCCTCGGCGAACCGGCCGAGGGGAGCGGGCGGCCGCTGACGGTCCGCCTCGGACCCGGCCTTCTCGGGGGGATGTTCGACGGTCTGCAGCGCCCGCTGCAGGCGCTGCGCAGGGAAACGGGCCCCTTTATCCGCAGCGGCACCGACCCCTTCCCCCTCGACCTCGAGCGCTCCTGGAATTTTTCCCCTCTCAAGAGCCCGGGCGACTCCCTTTCGGCCGGGGAGATTTTCGGCACCGTCGAGGAAGGAGCCTTTCTCCACCCGATCCGCGCCGCGGTCGGCGGCACCCTGGCCACCGTCCACCGCGGCGCATTCACCCTCGATTCCCCCCTGGCCACATATAAGGAGGGGGGGGAGCTCTTTGCCTGGCAGGAACGGCCCGTGCGGGAACCGCGCCGCGACATCACTCGGCTCCCCACCGCGGACCCCCTGGTGACCGGCCAGCGCTGCCTCGACTTCCTCTTCCCCCTGAGCAAGGGGGGGACGGCGATTTTCCCCGGGGGGTTCGGCACCGGCAAGACGATTCTCGAGCAGTCCATCGCCAAATTCGCCGATGTCGACATCGTGATCTACGTCGGCTGCGGGGAGAGGGGGAACGAGATGGCCGAGATCCTCGAGGAGTTCGCCACCCTCTCCGACCCCTGGCGGGACACGCCGCTGATGGAGCGCACCATCGTCGTCGTCAACACCTCCAACATGCCGGTGGCCGCCCGGGAGGCCTCGATCTACACCGCCGTCGCCATGGCCGAATACTACCGCGACCTGGGGTACGACATTCTGCTTTTGGCCGACAGCATCTCCCGCTGGGCGGAAGCGCTTCGGGAAATTTCCTCCTCCCTCGAAGAGATGCCCGGCGAAGAGGGGTATCCGACCTACCTCGGCTCGCGCCTCTCCGCCTACTTCGAACGGGCGGGGGTCGTCGCCTGCGGCGAAGGGACCGGCTCCCTGAGCATGATCCTCTCCGTCTCCCCTCCGGGCGGGGACTTCACCGAACCGGTCACCCAGGCCTGCCTGCGCTCCGCCGGGGCCCTCTACCTCCTCGACACCGCCCTCGCCCACCGCCGCCACTTTCCCGCCATCCACTGGGGGCAGAGCTATTCCCTCTACGAGCAGGACCTGGGGCGCCACTTCTGCTCCGAGGTCTCCGGCGACTGGGACCCCCTGCGTAGCCGCTGCCGGGAGCTTCTGCAGCAGGAGACGGCGCTGGCCGAGGTGGCGGAGATCGTCGGCCTCGAAGGGCTGCAGGACCGCGACCGGCTGGTGATGCACGCCGCCGAACGGGTGCGCCGGGAGTTCCTCTGCCAGAACGCCTACAGCGAGGACGCCTTCTCCACGCCGCAGCAGACCCTGGAGAGAATCAGCACCATCGTCGCCTTTTTCGATGAAGCCCTGGCCCGCCTCGAAGAGGGGGAAGCTCTCGATGAAATCCTGAAAGGTTGA
- a CDS encoding ATPase produces MEQALLALAAALAIGLPALATGWAQSRIGAAGAGTLAEKPELSATIIILVAIPETMVILGFVVATMILVLE; encoded by the coding sequence ATGGAACAAGCCCTCCTCGCCCTGGCCGCCGCCCTGGCCATAGGCCTCCCCGCCCTGGCCACCGGCTGGGCCCAGTCGCGCATCGGCGCCGCCGGGGCCGGAACCCTGGCGGAGAAACCGGAACTCTCGGCCACCATCATCATCCTGGTGGCCATCCCCGAAACCATGGTCATCCTCGGCTTCGTGGTGGCGACCATGATCCTGGTCCTGGAGTAG
- the pckA gene encoding phosphoenolpyruvate carboxykinase (ATP) yields the protein MIEAKDLGLKSVGRIYHNLGYDDLFAHESKNAEGRISTNGTMMVDTGKFTGRSPKDKYFVHQLPSFENIAWGKLNQPVAPEIFDELYEEVLDYLAGKDLYVTDGFCGANVKTRKSVRFVTEFAWQSHFVKNMFIRPAGDDIKGFAPNFTVYNASNLPNKDWERHGLNSEVFIVFNIEKNIAIIGGTWYGGEMKKGIFTMMNYWLPLQGILSMHCSANVGKAGDVCLFFGLSGTGKTTLSTDAHRKLIGDDEHGWDDDGIFNFEGGCYAKCINLAEESEPEIYGAIRRNALLENVVADESGLVDFDDRSKTENTRVSYPIEHIDNHEPTLKGAHPKNIIFLTCDAFGVLPPVSKLTREQAMYYFLSGYTAKVAGTERGVTEPQATFSACFGEAFLPLHPTVYAKLLGEKMTRHGVNAYLVNTGWAGGGYGVGKRMSIKATRACVDAILDGSIEKAQFEQTRWFRLNIPKALPGVDSALLNPRNAWADKESFDATANKLAGMFIDNFQKYIKSGDDFDFTKAGPLM from the coding sequence ATGATCGAAGCGAAGGATTTGGGGCTCAAGAGCGTTGGCAGGATTTACCACAACCTCGGTTACGATGACCTCTTTGCCCACGAGAGCAAGAATGCCGAAGGGCGGATCTCCACCAACGGCACCATGATGGTCGACACCGGCAAGTTCACCGGGCGCTCCCCCAAGGACAAATACTTCGTCCACCAGCTCCCCTCCTTCGAGAACATCGCCTGGGGCAAGCTCAACCAGCCGGTCGCGCCCGAGATTTTCGACGAGCTCTATGAGGAGGTTCTCGACTATCTCGCCGGCAAGGACCTCTACGTCACCGACGGCTTCTGCGGCGCCAACGTCAAGACGCGCAAATCGGTGCGCTTTGTCACCGAATTCGCCTGGCAGTCGCACTTCGTCAAGAACATGTTCATCCGCCCGGCCGGCGACGACATCAAGGGCTTTGCCCCCAACTTCACCGTCTACAACGCCTCCAACCTCCCCAACAAGGACTGGGAGCGCCACGGCCTCAACTCGGAAGTCTTCATCGTTTTCAACATCGAAAAGAATATTGCCATCATCGGCGGCACCTGGTACGGCGGCGAGATGAAGAAGGGCATTTTCACGATGATGAACTACTGGCTGCCGCTGCAGGGGATCCTCTCCATGCACTGCAGCGCCAACGTCGGCAAGGCCGGCGACGTCTGCCTCTTCTTCGGCCTCTCCGGCACCGGCAAGACCACCCTCTCCACCGACGCCCACCGCAAGCTCATCGGCGACGACGAGCACGGCTGGGACGACGACGGCATTTTCAACTTCGAGGGGGGGTGCTACGCCAAGTGCATCAACCTCGCCGAAGAGAGCGAGCCGGAAATCTACGGCGCCATCCGCCGCAACGCCCTCCTCGAGAACGTGGTGGCCGACGAGTCGGGTCTTGTCGACTTCGACGACCGCTCCAAGACCGAGAACACCCGCGTCTCCTACCCCATCGAGCACATCGACAACCACGAGCCGACCCTCAAGGGCGCTCATCCCAAGAACATCATCTTCCTCACCTGCGACGCCTTCGGCGTCCTCCCCCCGGTGTCGAAGCTGACCCGCGAGCAGGCGATGTACTACTTCCTCTCCGGCTACACCGCCAAGGTCGCCGGGACCGAGCGCGGCGTCACCGAGCCCCAGGCGACCTTCTCCGCCTGCTTCGGCGAGGCCTTTTTGCCCCTGCACCCCACCGTCTACGCCAAGCTCCTCGGCGAGAAGATGACCAGGCACGGCGTCAACGCCTACCTCGTCAACACCGGCTGGGCCGGCGGCGGCTACGGGGTCGGCAAGCGCATGAGTATCAAGGCGACCCGCGCCTGCGTCGACGCCATCCTCGACGGCTCCATCGAGAAGGCGCAATTCGAGCAGACCCGCTGGTTCCGCCTCAATATCCCCAAGGCCCTCCCCGGGGTCGACAGCGCCCTCCTCAACCCGCGCAACGCCTGGGCCGACAAGGAGTCCTTCGACGCCACCGCCAACAAGCTCGCCGGGATGTTCATCGACAACTTCCAGAAATACATCAAGTCCGGCGACGACTTCGACTTCACGAAGGCCGGCCCCCTCATGTAG
- a CDS encoding arginyltransferase has protein sequence MQLIQLTELEAVEPCPYLPGREKQYEYFLAMGVSAAELSRLLAQGWRKFGPYYFRVACPGCRLCLPLRVDVNNFTPSRSQRRLLRKSAAVSFRFGPLRPDEAVYDLYRRHSLIRFGIETDREAFHNLFYLSSCPALQSELYLNDRLVGVGFLDRGADALSSVYFSYDPDDALLQPGTLSILAEIEHARRLGLPWYYLGYHVPGSPKMAYKNHFRPRQQFDWSRQCWQTLTSAPGDHPAVGVPGNCAP, from the coding sequence ATGCAGCTGATCCAGCTCACCGAACTCGAAGCCGTCGAACCCTGCCCCTATCTCCCGGGACGGGAGAAGCAGTACGAATATTTCCTGGCCATGGGGGTTTCCGCCGCCGAACTCTCCCGACTGCTGGCCCAGGGGTGGCGCAAGTTCGGCCCCTATTACTTCCGCGTTGCCTGTCCGGGGTGCCGGCTCTGCCTGCCGCTGCGGGTCGATGTGAACAACTTCACCCCCTCCCGCAGCCAGCGGCGCCTGCTGCGCAAGAGCGCTGCGGTCTCCTTTCGTTTCGGCCCCTTGCGCCCCGACGAGGCGGTCTACGACCTCTATCGCCGCCACAGCCTGATCCGCTTCGGCATCGAAACCGACCGGGAGGCCTTTCACAATCTCTTCTATCTCTCCTCCTGCCCGGCCCTGCAGAGCGAGCTCTACCTGAACGACCGCCTCGTCGGCGTCGGTTTTCTCGACCGAGGGGCCGACGCCCTGAGCAGCGTCTATTTCTCCTACGACCCCGACGACGCCCTCCTGCAGCCGGGGACCCTGAGCATCCTCGCCGAGATCGAGCATGCCCGCCGTCTCGGTCTCCCCTGGTATTACCTCGGCTACCATGTCCCCGGCTCGCCGAAGATGGCCTACAAGAACCATTTCCGACCGCGCCAGCAGTTCGACTGGTCCCGGCAATGCTGGCAGACCCTCACCTCCGCGCCGGGAGATCACCCCGCTGTCGGTGTCCCCGGGAACTGTGCTCCCTGA
- a CDS encoding methyltransferase, which yields MDRSSRNRLNERHLPLFASETLFDRIARAVCRAGCLPRKELFEAWETARRVRRRFRGGRVVDMACGHGLLAQILLLLDDTSSAALAVDRRIPKSAATLAAALQADWPRLSGRVTFLEQDIGEIPLTPHDLVVSAHACGGLTDLILARAVATGARVAVLPCCHDLESADTGGLLGWMDGPLAVDATRAARLRARGYRVVTQTIPAEITPKNRLLLAEPE from the coding sequence ATGGATCGATCCTCCCGCAACCGCCTCAATGAACGCCACCTCCCCCTCTTTGCCTCCGAGACCCTCTTCGACCGCATCGCCCGCGCTGTCTGCCGTGCCGGTTGCCTGCCGCGCAAGGAACTGTTCGAAGCCTGGGAAACCGCCCGCCGGGTGCGCCGGAGGTTCCGCGGCGGGCGCGTGGTCGACATGGCCTGCGGCCACGGGCTCCTCGCCCAGATCCTTTTGCTCCTCGACGACACGTCCTCCGCGGCCCTGGCCGTCGACCGGCGCATCCCGAAAAGTGCCGCCACCCTGGCGGCGGCGTTGCAGGCCGACTGGCCCCGGCTTTCAGGACGTGTCACCTTTCTTGAGCAGGACATCGGGGAGATTCCCCTGACGCCGCACGACCTGGTGGTCTCGGCCCATGCCTGCGGCGGATTGACCGACCTGATCCTCGCCCGGGCGGTGGCCACCGGCGCCCGCGTCGCCGTTCTCCCCTGCTGCCATGATCTCGAGAGCGCAGACACCGGCGGTCTGCTGGGATGGATGGACGGACCTCTGGCCGTCGACGCGACCCGTGCGGCCCGGTTGCGCGCCCGGGGGTACCGGGTCGTCACCCAGACGATCCCGGCGGAGATTACCCCCAAGAACCGCCTCCTCCTGGCCGAGCCGGAATAG
- a CDS encoding V-type ATPase subunit — MPSIVPGLLKSAEDRCHPPDYLLARVRGRRARIAGDWSELLRTSPAGIGGAQEAFRGELAWLYGQMNRSLRSLFGSVFEFFELRTWLLALRYLSAGEEKALPGILAPSLLAPPIKALLLQSRDFAAVLAGSQKILAEADPDFSGLGALYRRQGPGGLEAGVIDLALRRALRLPLHPAVRTFFRELIDTRNLLGLYKHLQWQLSFPPPHLDGGRVTKKRLSALWRGRSIPPLMACARTLAGDPAAAGSLEKILLDGVSRSLRRGARDPLGPGVILDHLWFCHTRARNLELMARLGAGDEGRLEEELLS; from the coding sequence GTGCCCTCGATCGTCCCGGGACTGCTGAAAAGCGCTGAGGATCGCTGCCATCCGCCGGATTACCTCCTGGCCAGGGTCCGCGGGCGGAGGGCCCGGATCGCCGGCGACTGGTCGGAGCTCCTCCGGACGTCTCCGGCCGGTATCGGCGGCGCCCAGGAGGCCTTCCGCGGCGAACTGGCCTGGCTCTACGGCCAGATGAACCGTTCGCTGCGGTCTCTCTTCGGTTCAGTCTTCGAGTTTTTTGAACTGCGCACCTGGCTTCTGGCGCTGCGCTACCTTAGCGCCGGGGAGGAAAAGGCCCTCCCCGGAATCCTGGCGCCAAGCCTTCTGGCTCCCCCCATCAAGGCCCTCCTCCTGCAATCCCGGGATTTTGCCGCCGTCCTTGCAGGCAGCCAAAAGATCCTGGCCGAAGCCGACCCCGATTTTTCCGGCCTCGGCGCCCTCTACCGCCGGCAGGGACCGGGGGGGCTGGAAGCGGGGGTGATCGACCTCGCCCTGCGCCGCGCCTTGCGCCTCCCCCTCCATCCGGCCGTCCGCACTTTTTTCCGGGAGCTCATCGACACGCGAAACCTCCTCGGCCTCTACAAGCACCTGCAGTGGCAGCTCTCCTTCCCTCCGCCTCACCTCGACGGCGGCCGGGTGACGAAAAAGCGCCTGTCGGCGCTCTGGCGGGGGAGGTCCATCCCCCCCCTGATGGCCTGCGCCCGGACCCTGGCCGGAGACCCGGCGGCGGCGGGGTCTCTGGAGAAAATCCTTCTCGACGGCGTGAGCCGCTCCCTGCGCCGGGGCGCCCGCGACCCCCTGGGGCCGGGGGTGATCCTCGACCATCTCTGGTTCTGCCATACCCGGGCGAGAAATCTCGAACTCATGGCCCGCCTCGGTGCCGGGGACGAGGGGCGCCTGGAGGAGGAGCTGCTCTCATGA